The sequence below is a genomic window from Deferribacterota bacterium.
CTTCCCTTCTTAAAAAGAAAAAGAACTCTAATCTATTTTTCGAAGGTGAGCTAGCGCAATATTTCTATTTTTTGATAGATGGAGCAGTTAGGTTGTATAGGGTAGGCGAAGATGGCAAAGAGGCGCATATTAAATTTGTTGAAAGTAAAGAGATTTTTGCTGAGGTTGTCTTGTTTGAGGAAGATGTTTACCCTGTTAATGCCTATATTTTAACGGATAGTTTGCTATTAGCTATAGATAGGGATAAATTTAGAGAATTTATATTATCAAATAGTGAATTATCTAAAAAATATATCTATTTTTTGGTTAAAAGGATTAAATATTTGGTGGATAAAATTGATTCCCTTCAGTTAGAAGACGCAAAAGGAAGGCTAATAAAATATTTATTATATTTAAAGAGTATACAAAAGAGCAATACAATATATCTAAATAGAACAAAGAAAGAAGTCTCTGAAATGCTAGGTATTAGAGCAGAAACATTGGCAAGACTTTTGAAAAAGTTAGATGATGAAAAAGTTATAAAGATCTCTTCTAATAAGATTATCCTGCTTAAAAAGTTTTGATTAAACATTTATTTATCTATTAAAGCCATAAAAATAACATTGAGATTAATAATATTAGATATCCATCAGTTGTTTAGTTTATTATTTATATTCATAATTAGGTGTGTATGTAACACATAGTATATATAAAAATAATACTTTTGATACTAGCCTTGTCAAAGAAAATTACTAAATAGTAT
It includes:
- a CDS encoding Crp/Fnr family transcriptional regulator, coding for MSNIVKKNYIKHFLYSFLNSKDNQLVDSLDEITSLLKKKKNSNLFFEGELAQYFYFLIDGAVRLYRVGEDGKEAHIKFVESKEIFAEVVLFEEDVYPVNAYILTDSLLLAIDRDKFREFILSNSELSKKYIYFLVKRIKYLVDKIDSLQLEDAKGRLIKYLLYLKSIQKSNTIYLNRTKKEVSEMLGIRAETLARLLKKLDDEKVIKISSNKIILLKKF